A region of Alteromonadaceae bacterium 2753L.S.0a.02 DNA encodes the following proteins:
- a CDS encoding AMP-activated protein kinase-like protein, with translation MSLDKRYLKSKPVCKVKFIAPEPLVEDSKKIFLAGEFNAWDYSSTPLRKQKDGSYATTLDLETGKEYEYRYVLDGERWENDDDADKYVPNTCGADNSVVIV, from the coding sequence ATGAGCCTCGATAAACGCTATCTTAAATCCAAGCCAGTCTGCAAAGTTAAATTCATTGCGCCTGAACCACTGGTGGAAGATTCAAAGAAAATCTTTTTAGCGGGCGAATTCAACGCCTGGGATTATTCCAGCACGCCGCTACGCAAACAAAAAGATGGCAGTTACGCGACGACTTTGGATTTGGAAACCGGCAAAGAATACGAATATCGGTATGTACTCGATGGTGAGCGTTGGGAAAACGATGACGACGCAGACAAGTACGTACCCAATACCTGCGGTGCCGACAACTCTGTTGTTATCGTTTAA
- a CDS encoding AraC-like DNA-binding protein, whose protein sequence is MSLRNWEDRLELGPQCYERYLNQQYLPQLEALSVALAGISQLRGHYCVARKKPDYHTILFTLEGSGHLETPVGIHSIPGNSITVLPAAQPFEFSLHTEHWATAWFCLEDTLLWQHLKRMSASIRFTENASPLYYLLGHLYYEHDPAMHSAPIQQLQRYLKRELGEEFDQQKQSEPVKRLQQLFADVQEQLHVNWTVQDMADQVHYSQPHLHRLCNQVFGRSPLQQLIYLRMERAKQLLSDTNWSLIHIASALGYSDLFNFSNRFKKTTGVAPSIYRLEHRKK, encoded by the coding sequence ATGAGCTTGAGAAATTGGGAAGATCGTCTGGAGTTGGGCCCGCAATGCTACGAGCGCTACCTGAATCAACAGTATTTGCCGCAACTTGAAGCGCTCAGCGTTGCTCTCGCCGGAATATCGCAACTGCGCGGCCATTACTGTGTCGCCCGTAAAAAGCCGGATTACCACACCATCCTTTTTACCCTTGAGGGCAGCGGCCACCTGGAAACACCTGTAGGCATCCACTCGATCCCCGGCAATAGCATTACCGTGCTGCCAGCCGCGCAGCCCTTCGAATTTTCATTGCACACCGAGCACTGGGCGACAGCCTGGTTTTGCCTGGAAGACACCCTCTTGTGGCAGCACCTTAAGCGTATGTCGGCAAGCATTAGATTCACCGAAAACGCATCACCCCTTTATTATTTGCTGGGGCATTTGTATTACGAACACGACCCGGCAATGCACAGCGCACCGATTCAGCAATTGCAACGTTACCTGAAACGGGAATTGGGTGAGGAGTTTGATCAGCAAAAACAATCAGAACCGGTGAAACGTTTGCAGCAGCTATTTGCCGACGTACAAGAGCAACTGCACGTTAATTGGACAGTTCAAGATATGGCGGATCAGGTGCATTATTCACAGCCACATCTACACCGGCTCTGCAATCAGGTGTTTGGTCGCAGCCCACTGCAACAGTTGATTTACTTGAGAATGGAGCGTGCCAAGCAACTATTGTCCGACACAAATTGGTCGTTGATTCATATTGCCAGCGCGTTGGGATACAGCGATTTATTTAATTTTTCCAATCGATTTAAAAAAACAACGGGCGTTGCACCGTCAATCTATCGGCTCGAACATCGTAAGAAATAA
- a CDS encoding methyltransferase family protein, whose amino-acid sequence MWDARYSEIEYAYGKEPNEFLATQFPLLGRNAEVLCLADGEGRNGVYLAQQGYSVTSVDASAVGLQKAQQLANERAVSINCVHADLQNYDLGVNRWDAIVSIFCHLPSQLRCKLHQAVHIGLRHNGVFILEAYTPAQLHQGTGGPPVADLLMTAENLRHELTEMHFSHLEELNRDVVEGKYHTGRASVVQVIAHKSG is encoded by the coding sequence ATGTGGGATGCTCGATACAGCGAGATTGAATACGCTTATGGCAAAGAACCAAACGAATTTCTCGCGACGCAATTCCCGTTGCTCGGCCGAAATGCCGAAGTGTTGTGCCTTGCCGATGGCGAAGGGCGCAACGGTGTTTATCTGGCGCAGCAGGGTTATAGCGTAACGAGTGTGGATGCCTCTGCAGTCGGTTTACAGAAAGCACAGCAATTGGCCAACGAGCGTGCGGTGAGCATTAATTGCGTGCATGCCGATTTACAAAATTACGATCTCGGTGTGAATCGCTGGGATGCGATTGTCTCTATATTTTGCCACCTACCATCGCAACTTCGATGCAAGCTGCACCAGGCGGTTCACATTGGTTTGCGTCATAACGGCGTGTTTATTCTCGAGGCGTACACTCCAGCGCAATTGCATCAGGGTACCGGTGGCCCGCCGGTGGCGGATTTGTTGATGACAGCCGAGAACTTACGCCATGAATTAACTGAAATGCATTTTAGCCATCTTGAGGAATTAAACCGCGATGTTGTCGAGGGCAAATATCACACCGGGAGGGCATCTGTAGTTCAGGTAATAGCACACAAAAGTGGGTAA
- a CDS encoding FKBP-type peptidyl-prolyl cis-trans isomerase SlyD, with product MQVEKDRVVSFHYTLKEAGGNTLEENNDSVPMAYLHGHGNILPALEDAMAGMSAGETKQVTLAPEDAYGLRHEDALQKVPVKHLVGKYKRLLPKMVVRVNTDKGVRNASVIKAGKFMVELDMNHPFAGMALDFTVAIKEVRDATPEEISHGHAHGDGGHHH from the coding sequence ATGCAAGTTGAGAAAGATCGTGTGGTGAGTTTTCACTACACCCTAAAAGAAGCCGGCGGTAACACGCTGGAAGAGAACAACGACTCTGTTCCCATGGCTTATTTACACGGCCACGGTAATATTCTTCCGGCGTTGGAAGATGCTATGGCGGGAATGAGCGCGGGCGAAACCAAGCAAGTTACTCTTGCCCCGGAAGACGCTTACGGCTTGCGACACGAAGATGCGCTGCAAAAAGTGCCGGTTAAGCATTTGGTTGGCAAGTACAAGCGGCTCTTACCTAAGATGGTGGTGCGCGTAAACACTGACAAGGGTGTGCGCAATGCCAGCGTCATTAAAGCCGGAAAGTTTATGGTGGAATTAGATATGAACCATCCATTTGCAGGCATGGCCTTGGATTTCACAGTGGCTATTAAGGAAGTGCGCGATGCAACGCCAGAAGAAATATCACACGGCCACGCACACGGTGACGGCGGTCATCACCACTAG